In Thermoflexus hugenholtzii JAD2, a genomic segment contains:
- the ilvD gene encoding dihydroxy-acid dehydratase: MSISGNGRKHRSARVTEGVERAPHRAMFRAVGLRDEDLRRPFIGVANTWFEAQPCNHHLQRLAELVKQGIRDAGGTPIEFNAVPANDAIGMGHEGMKASLVSRELIADSIELAAVAYQLDALVAIGGCDKTQPACVMAMARLNLPSIYLYGGSVPPGSWRGRAVTIQDVFEAVGAVSRGRMTVEELRELEEVAVPTYGACGGMFTANTMASAFEAMGLTLPNAAAPVAPSRAREELAYETGRAIVRILEAGIRPRDVMTREAFENAIAVAAAMGGSTNLILHLLAIAYEAGVPLTLDDFERVSERTPHLADLKPAGRYVMADIDRIGGVPVVMKALLDAGLLHGDCRTVTGETIAERLAGVTFPENQDVVRPVSQPLHPTGGYVILRGNLAPEGGVLKITGTTKRYHRGPARVFDREEDAFQAVNSGQIRPGDVVVVRYEGPKGGPGMREMLVVTAALVGQGLKDEVALLTDGRFSGATHGLMIGHISPEAAVGGPLALLQDGDIIVIDVDRRTVDVELSEEELARRRAAWTPPPPKYSHGLFAKYARLVSSAAQGAVCIP, encoded by the coding sequence ATGAGCATCTCCGGGAACGGGCGCAAACACCGCAGCGCGCGGGTGACGGAGGGCGTGGAACGGGCTCCCCACCGGGCGATGTTCCGGGCGGTGGGCTTGCGGGATGAGGATCTCCGCCGGCCTTTCATCGGCGTCGCCAACACCTGGTTCGAGGCCCAGCCCTGCAACCACCACCTCCAACGCCTGGCCGAGCTCGTCAAGCAGGGGATCCGCGACGCCGGGGGTACCCCCATCGAGTTCAACGCCGTCCCGGCCAACGACGCCATCGGCATGGGCCATGAAGGGATGAAGGCCTCTTTGGTCAGCCGGGAGCTGATCGCCGACTCCATCGAGCTGGCGGCGGTGGCTTACCAGCTGGACGCCCTGGTGGCCATCGGGGGCTGCGACAAGACCCAGCCGGCCTGCGTGATGGCCATGGCCCGCCTGAACCTGCCCTCCATTTATCTTTACGGAGGAAGCGTCCCCCCCGGGAGCTGGCGCGGACGTGCGGTGACCATCCAGGATGTCTTCGAGGCGGTGGGGGCGGTCTCCCGCGGGCGGATGACCGTGGAGGAGCTGCGGGAGCTGGAGGAGGTCGCCGTCCCCACCTACGGCGCCTGCGGAGGGATGTTCACCGCCAACACCATGGCCTCCGCCTTCGAGGCCATGGGGCTGACCCTCCCCAACGCTGCCGCCCCGGTGGCCCCCAGCCGGGCCCGGGAGGAGCTGGCCTACGAGACCGGACGGGCCATCGTTCGCATCCTGGAGGCTGGGATCCGGCCCCGCGACGTCATGACCCGGGAGGCTTTCGAGAACGCCATCGCCGTGGCAGCCGCCATGGGCGGCTCCACCAATCTCATCCTTCACCTTCTGGCCATCGCCTACGAAGCCGGCGTCCCCCTCACCCTGGACGACTTCGAACGGGTCAGCGAGCGGACGCCCCACCTGGCGGACCTGAAGCCGGCGGGCCGATATGTGATGGCGGACATCGACCGCATCGGCGGCGTGCCGGTGGTGATGAAAGCCCTCCTGGACGCCGGGCTCCTGCACGGCGACTGCCGCACCGTCACCGGGGAGACCATCGCGGAGCGCCTGGCCGGCGTGACCTTCCCGGAGAATCAGGATGTGGTCCGCCCGGTGAGCCAGCCCCTCCATCCCACCGGCGGCTACGTGATCCTGCGGGGGAACCTCGCCCCGGAGGGCGGGGTGTTGAAGATCACAGGGACCACGAAACGCTACCATCGGGGGCCCGCTCGGGTCTTCGACCGGGAGGAGGACGCCTTCCAGGCGGTCAACAGCGGGCAGATCCGACCGGGGGATGTGGTGGTGGTGCGCTATGAAGGGCCGAAGGGCGGGCCCGGGATGCGGGAGATGCTGGTGGTGACCGCCGCCCTGGTGGGCCAGGGCTTGAAGGACGAGGTGGCCTTGCTCACGGATGGCCGGTTCTCCGGAGCCACCCATGGCCTCATGATCGGCCATATCTCCCCGGAGGCCGCCGTTGGCGGACCCCTGGCCCTGTTGCAAGACGGGGATATCATCGTGATCGACGTAGATCGTCGGACCGTGGACGTAGAACTCTCCGAAGAGGAACTGGCCCGACGCCGGGCGGCCTGGACCCCGCCGCCGCCCAAGTATTCCCACGGCCTCTTCGCCAAATACGCCCGGCTGGTCTCCTCAGCCGCTCAGGGCGCGGTGTGCATCCCATAG
- the asd gene encoding aspartate-semialdehyde dehydrogenase, whose amino-acid sequence MSRQPSFRVAVLGATGMVGQWLVHLLDRHPWFRVVALTGSDRSVGRPYGEACRWLLGAPMPDWAARMPVLPTEPGFEAELVISALPSEVAREAEPRFAAAGYLVASNASAYRMAPDVPLLMPDVNFDHLALLSRQRDERGWTGALLTNPNCTTTAAVLPLKALMPYGVRRVHLVSLQALSGAGYPGVSAMEIVDNILPYIPGEEEKLEKEPRKLLGRLTDEAVEEAPILLSAQTNRVPTLDGHLVCLSVELEERISPEQAMAAMATYRPPEEVADLPTAVPMPIVVRREPDRPQPRLDRMAGGGMSVVVGRVQPCPVFTLKFVALTHNTIRGAAGAALFNAEALLRWLGRV is encoded by the coding sequence ATGAGCCGCCAGCCTTCGTTCCGTGTCGCCGTCCTGGGGGCCACCGGGATGGTGGGCCAGTGGCTGGTCCATCTGCTGGATCGCCACCCGTGGTTCCGGGTGGTGGCCCTCACCGGGTCCGATCGCTCAGTGGGACGGCCTTACGGCGAGGCGTGCCGCTGGCTGCTCGGCGCGCCGATGCCTGACTGGGCGGCCCGAATGCCCGTCCTTCCCACGGAGCCGGGCTTCGAGGCCGAGCTGGTGATCTCCGCGCTCCCCTCGGAGGTCGCCCGGGAGGCCGAACCCCGTTTCGCCGCCGCCGGCTACCTGGTGGCGAGCAACGCCTCCGCCTACCGCATGGCCCCGGATGTCCCCCTGTTGATGCCCGATGTGAACTTCGACCATCTCGCCCTGCTCTCCCGCCAGCGAGACGAGCGGGGCTGGACCGGCGCCCTTCTCACCAACCCGAACTGCACCACCACCGCGGCCGTCCTCCCCCTGAAGGCCCTGATGCCCTACGGCGTCCGGCGGGTCCATCTGGTCAGCCTCCAGGCCCTCTCCGGCGCCGGCTACCCCGGGGTCTCCGCGATGGAGATCGTCGACAACATCCTCCCCTATATCCCCGGGGAAGAGGAAAAGCTCGAAAAGGAGCCCCGGAAGCTCCTGGGCCGGCTGACGGACGAAGCTGTGGAGGAAGCGCCCATCCTCCTCAGCGCCCAGACCAACCGCGTCCCGACCCTGGATGGCCATCTGGTGTGTCTCTCCGTGGAGCTGGAGGAGCGGATCTCGCCGGAGCAGGCGATGGCGGCCATGGCCACCTACCGTCCGCCAGAGGAGGTCGCCGATCTCCCCACCGCGGTCCCGATGCCCATCGTGGTGCGCAGGGAGCCGGACCGGCCGCAACCGCGCCTGGATCGGATGGCGGGCGGGGGGATGAGCGTGGTCGTGGGCCGGGTGCAGCCCTGCCCCGTCTTCACCCTCAAGTTCGTCGCCCTGACCCACAACACCATCCGGGGGGCGGCCGGCGCCGCCCTCTTCAACGCCGAAGCCCTCCTGCGCTGGCTCGGGCGGGTGTAG
- a CDS encoding acyl-CoA dehydrogenase family protein, whose protein sequence is MDFRLSDEHRMVQQMVREFAEREVRPVIKEHDRAQKPIPWLFERMATLGLLGICIPVKYGGAGMDYISLGLACEELERIDSSLRVVMSVHVALNSLSLLQWGTEEQKQRYLVPQAKGEKIAAYALTEPGAGSDAAAIRTTAKRQGDVYILNGEKTWISLADLADHFLVIAKTDPEKGHRGMSAFIVERSFPGVKTGTIHGKLGVRAGNTGWIVFENTPVPVENRLGEEGEGFYIAMAALDNGRYTVAAGATGLIRACLEASVKYANERMTFGRRIGEHQLVQEMIAKMATNYEIARLLYLRAGWMKNMGLRNTRETSLAKWFATEAAVQAALDAIQIHGAYGYSDEYDVERYLRNAKGEVIYEGTSQIHTILQAEYALGYRKDRPLRCELPAYDPEVWRAEPAVA, encoded by the coding sequence ATGGACTTCCGTCTGAGCGATGAGCACCGGATGGTCCAGCAGATGGTCCGCGAGTTCGCCGAGCGGGAGGTCCGCCCCGTCATCAAGGAACATGACCGCGCTCAGAAGCCCATCCCCTGGCTCTTCGAACGTATGGCCACCCTGGGGCTGCTGGGGATCTGCATCCCGGTGAAATACGGCGGCGCGGGCATGGACTACATCTCCCTGGGGTTAGCTTGCGAGGAGCTGGAGCGCATCGACAGCTCCCTGCGTGTGGTGATGTCCGTCCACGTGGCCCTGAACTCCCTCTCCCTGTTGCAGTGGGGGACGGAGGAGCAGAAGCAGCGCTATCTGGTCCCCCAGGCGAAGGGGGAGAAGATCGCCGCCTACGCCCTGACGGAGCCCGGCGCCGGCTCGGACGCGGCGGCCATCCGCACCACCGCAAAACGCCAGGGGGATGTCTACATCTTGAACGGGGAGAAGACCTGGATCAGCTTGGCCGACCTGGCCGATCACTTCCTGGTGATCGCCAAGACCGATCCGGAGAAGGGCCACCGCGGCATGTCGGCCTTCATCGTGGAGCGCTCCTTCCCGGGGGTGAAGACCGGGACGATCCACGGCAAGCTGGGGGTGCGGGCCGGGAACACCGGGTGGATCGTCTTCGAGAACACGCCAGTGCCTGTGGAGAACCGCCTGGGGGAGGAGGGGGAGGGCTTCTACATCGCCATGGCAGCCCTGGACAACGGGCGCTACACCGTGGCGGCGGGGGCCACCGGCCTGATCCGGGCCTGCCTGGAGGCCTCGGTGAAATACGCCAACGAGCGGATGACCTTCGGCCGGCGCATCGGGGAGCACCAGCTGGTCCAGGAGATGATCGCGAAGATGGCCACCAACTATGAGATCGCCCGCCTCCTTTACCTGCGGGCGGGCTGGATGAAGAACATGGGCCTGCGGAACACCCGGGAGACCAGCCTGGCCAAATGGTTCGCCACCGAGGCCGCCGTCCAGGCGGCCCTGGACGCCATCCAGATCCACGGGGCTTACGGCTACAGCGATGAATACGATGTGGAGCGCTACCTGCGCAACGCCAAGGGCGAGGTGATCTACGAGGGCACCAGCCAGATCCACACCATCCTGCAGGCGGAATACGCCCTGGGCTACCGGAAGGACCGCCCGCTGCGCTGTGAGCTGCCCGCCTACGACCCCGAGGTTTGGCGTGCGGAGCCGGCGGTGGCCTGA
- the cimA gene encoding citramalate synthase gives MERVWLYDTTLRDGSQREGISFTVEDKLRITEKLDQLGIHYVEGGWPGSNPKDAEYFRRVRRMSLRHARIAAFGMTRRPGRRAEDDENLRALLEAGTPAVTVVGKSWDLHVHRVLETTLEENLAMIRESVALLKAHGREVIYDAEHFFDGWKRNPDYALATLRAAQEGGADWIVLCDTNGGSMPWEIEEGVEAAKRAVSVPLGIHTHNDCELAVANSLAAVRRGVRQVQGTINGYGERVGNANLISIIANLKLKMGIDCVTDEQLARLTEVSRFVAEVANLPHDSHQPYVGASAFAHKGGIHVAAILKTEESYQHIDPARVGNVKRVLVSELSGRGNIVAKALEFGLRLNPEDPAVQAVVRRIKELENEGFYFEDAEASVILMLRRAHPDYIPPFQVLDYVVMVERREGRPPVAEAAVKVRLDGEIVHTAAEGNGPVNALDAALRKALLPRYPALSRVHLTNYRVHILNGDAGTAARVRVWIESTDGQRVWRTVGASTNILEASRLALEDSLEFGIDPTVDHR, from the coding sequence ATGGAACGCGTCTGGCTTTACGATACCACGTTGCGCGACGGCAGCCAGCGGGAAGGGATCTCCTTCACCGTTGAGGACAAGCTGCGCATCACCGAGAAGCTGGACCAGCTCGGCATCCACTACGTCGAAGGAGGATGGCCGGGCTCCAACCCCAAGGACGCGGAATACTTCCGCCGGGTGCGGCGGATGAGCCTCCGCCACGCCCGTATCGCCGCCTTCGGCATGACCCGGCGGCCGGGGCGCCGGGCTGAGGACGATGAGAACCTGCGGGCGCTGCTGGAGGCGGGGACGCCGGCCGTCACCGTGGTGGGCAAGTCCTGGGACCTCCACGTCCACCGGGTGCTGGAGACCACGCTGGAGGAGAACCTGGCCATGATCCGGGAGAGCGTGGCCCTCCTCAAGGCCCATGGGCGGGAGGTGATCTACGACGCCGAGCATTTCTTCGACGGCTGGAAGCGCAACCCGGACTACGCCCTGGCCACCCTCCGGGCCGCCCAGGAAGGCGGAGCCGACTGGATCGTCCTGTGCGACACCAACGGCGGCTCGATGCCGTGGGAGATCGAGGAAGGGGTGGAGGCCGCGAAGCGAGCGGTCTCCGTCCCCCTGGGGATCCACACCCATAACGACTGCGAGCTGGCGGTGGCCAACTCCCTGGCCGCCGTCCGCCGGGGTGTCCGGCAGGTGCAGGGGACGATCAACGGCTACGGGGAGCGGGTGGGCAACGCCAACCTGATCTCCATCATCGCTAACCTGAAGCTCAAGATGGGGATCGATTGCGTGACGGACGAGCAGCTGGCCCGCCTGACGGAGGTCTCCCGCTTCGTAGCCGAGGTGGCTAACCTCCCCCACGATTCCCATCAGCCTTACGTGGGGGCCAGCGCCTTCGCCCACAAGGGCGGCATCCACGTGGCCGCTATCCTGAAGACCGAGGAAAGCTACCAGCACATCGATCCCGCCCGCGTGGGCAACGTCAAGCGGGTGCTGGTCTCCGAGCTCTCCGGGCGGGGGAACATCGTCGCCAAGGCCCTGGAGTTCGGCCTCCGCCTGAACCCCGAGGATCCGGCGGTGCAGGCAGTGGTGCGCCGGATCAAGGAGCTGGAGAACGAAGGGTTCTATTTCGAGGACGCCGAGGCCTCGGTGATCCTGATGCTCCGGCGCGCCCATCCCGACTACATCCCACCCTTCCAGGTGCTGGATTACGTGGTGATGGTGGAGCGGCGGGAGGGCCGCCCGCCGGTGGCCGAGGCCGCCGTCAAAGTCCGGCTGGATGGGGAGATCGTGCACACCGCCGCGGAGGGCAACGGGCCGGTGAACGCCCTGGACGCGGCGCTGCGCAAGGCCCTCCTCCCTCGCTACCCGGCCCTCTCCCGGGTGCACCTGACCAACTATCGGGTGCACATCCTCAACGGCGACGCCGGGACGGCGGCCCGGGTGCGGGTGTGGATCGAGAGCACCGACGGCCAGCGGGTCTGGCGCACCGTCGGAGCCTCCACTAACATCCTGGAGGCCAGCCGCCTCGCCTTAGAGGACAGCCTGGAGTTTGGGATCGATCCCACGGTGGATCATCGCTGA
- the leuB gene encoding 3-isopropylmalate dehydrogenase, giving the protein MGRFVIAVLPGDGIGPEVTAEAVRVLEAVGRRFGHTFEFHEALIGGAAIDATGSPLPPETLERCRRSDAILLGAVGGPKWDDPTAPVRPEQGLLGLRKAFDLFANLRPVRVFPALVGATPLKERVVRGVDLLFVRELTGGLYFGPRQEAGPDGEEAYDTMRYTRWEIERVVRLAARLARGRRKQLTSVDKANVLAASRLWRRVTEEVVRREFPDLALEHVLVDAFAMHLIRRPAAFDVVVTENMFGDILTDEASVLAGSMGMLPSASLGESPPGLFEPVHGSAPDIAGRNLANPIGAILSAALMLRYAFSLEAEARAVEQAVEAILEAGYRTRDIADGETCIVGTREMGEAIAQRILHCAS; this is encoded by the coding sequence ATGGGACGCTTCGTGATCGCCGTGCTGCCCGGAGATGGGATCGGACCGGAGGTGACCGCGGAGGCCGTTCGGGTCCTGGAGGCGGTGGGGCGCCGGTTCGGCCATACCTTCGAGTTCCACGAGGCCCTCATCGGGGGGGCGGCCATCGACGCCACCGGATCGCCGCTCCCTCCCGAGACCCTGGAGCGGTGTCGTCGCTCGGACGCGATCCTGCTGGGGGCGGTGGGCGGGCCCAAATGGGACGACCCCACCGCCCCCGTCCGTCCAGAGCAGGGGTTGCTGGGCCTGCGCAAAGCCTTCGACCTCTTCGCCAACCTGCGCCCCGTGCGGGTCTTCCCCGCCCTGGTGGGCGCGACGCCGCTCAAGGAGCGGGTGGTGCGGGGCGTGGACCTCCTGTTCGTCCGCGAGCTCACCGGCGGCCTCTACTTCGGTCCCCGCCAGGAGGCCGGTCCGGACGGCGAGGAGGCCTACGACACGATGCGCTACACCCGATGGGAGATCGAGCGGGTGGTGCGGCTGGCCGCCCGGCTGGCCCGGGGCCGCCGAAAGCAGCTCACCTCGGTGGACAAGGCCAACGTGCTGGCTGCCTCCCGCCTGTGGCGCCGGGTGACCGAGGAGGTGGTCCGCCGGGAGTTCCCGGACCTCGCCCTGGAGCACGTGCTGGTGGACGCCTTCGCCATGCATCTCATCCGGCGTCCGGCGGCCTTCGACGTGGTGGTGACGGAGAACATGTTCGGGGACATCCTCACCGATGAAGCATCGGTGTTGGCGGGATCCATGGGGATGCTCCCCTCGGCCTCGCTGGGGGAGAGCCCGCCGGGGCTCTTCGAGCCGGTGCACGGCTCGGCCCCCGACATCGCCGGGCGCAACCTGGCCAACCCCATCGGGGCGATCCTGAGCGCGGCGCTCATGCTGCGCTACGCCTTCAGCCTGGAGGCGGAGGCCCGAGCGGTGGAGCAGGCCGTGGAGGCCATTCTCGAAGCCGGCTACCGCACCCGGGACATCGCCGATGGGGAGACCTGCATTGTGGGGACCCGGGAGATGGGGGAGGCCATTGCGCAGCGCATCCTTCACTGCGCCTCATAG
- a CDS encoding 3-isopropylmalate dehydratase small subunit, with protein MRFQGRAWVFGDNIDTDVIIPGRYLNTTDPQELAAHCMEGVDPEFPRKVQPGDIVVAGRNFGSGSSREHAPLSLKAAGVSCVVAKSFARIFFRNAINIGLPVLECPEAVEAIQPGDELEVRLDSGEILHRRTGQVFRAKPYPPFMLELIRAGGLIPYTKARLRQGSVVA; from the coding sequence ATGCGTTTCCAGGGGCGCGCCTGGGTGTTCGGCGACAACATCGACACGGACGTGATCATCCCCGGGCGGTATCTCAACACGACGGACCCGCAGGAGCTGGCCGCCCACTGCATGGAGGGCGTGGACCCGGAGTTCCCCCGCAAGGTGCAGCCGGGCGACATCGTGGTGGCGGGGCGGAACTTCGGCAGCGGCTCCTCCCGGGAGCATGCCCCCCTCAGCCTGAAGGCGGCCGGGGTCTCCTGCGTCGTCGCCAAATCCTTCGCCCGCATCTTCTTCCGCAACGCCATCAACATCGGGCTGCCGGTGCTGGAATGTCCGGAGGCCGTGGAGGCGATCCAGCCCGGGGATGAGCTGGAGGTTCGCCTGGACAGCGGGGAGATCCTCCACCGCCGGACCGGGCAGGTCTTCCGGGCCAAGCCCTATCCGCCGTTCATGCTCGAGCTGATTCGCGCCGGAGGGCTCATCCCCTACACGAAGGCGCGGCTCCGTCAGGGATCCGTTGTGGCCTGA